DNA from bacterium:
GACATCGTTTCCTCCCGCGGCGGCTGCGGCCGCCACACATATCATAGCCCCGACGGCGCCGGGCGGCCACGGTCCGATCGGCGTCGCCGGCACTGGCCCGCGGCCGCGCTTGCACTTTGGTACGGCCTGTCGTTGAATGATCGCCGGTGCGGCGGGAGCGGTGGCCGCGGGCGGATCACGGCAACGGGCCGGGGACGGAGGACCGATGGAAACCAAGTACGTGGAGACCAACGACGACATCCCCGTCACGGAGCACGGCGTCGAGTTTCACCACTCGGCGGTCTCCCGGGACTCCGGGCTGTTCCTCGAGGGCAGGGCGATCGCGTTCATTCCCGGACACGACTGGGTCGAGGGCAGGCCAGCGTCCGTCGAGGTCATCATCCGACCGGCGTCCTCGCCCCTGCTGGCCGACCGCGAGCGGGAGCCCGAGAAGATCATCGCCGACGTCAAGGGCGCCGTGGAGCTCTTCCTGGAGAACGTCTCGCGGCGCGGTCAGGGGCAGATCACCAGGAGCGTGCGCACCTGGTATCGGTGATCTGCCCCGTCGACTTGCACATGGTGAGGAGCCTCACTCTGTGCTACCTTATCGGTACTGAAAACGATACCGAAAGGAGCGACCGGTGAAGACCCTCCCTGCACAGGAACTGAAGCGACGTGGGGTGGCCGCCGTGGAGGATCTCCTCCCCGAGGGCCCCGTGGAAATCATTAAGCGCAACCGGCCCGCCTGCATCGTCGTCTCGATCCGGCTGTATCGAGAATTGACGGCGAAGCGGCGCGCCGGCGCGCGGCATACGGTCTCGGACCTCTTCGCGCTCCCGGCGCGAGGTCGGCGCAGCCGCAAGGAACTGGACGCGGAAATCCAACGCGAGCGCGCCGGCTGGGGCGATCGGTGAGGCTCTTCCTCGACGCATGCGTCATCATCTATCAAGTCGAGGCGGCCGAACCATTCTATTCACGGCTTGCGCGGGCGGTGACCTCGGTGCGCCAGGCGCATGGCAGACTTTCCTGGGCCGTTTCCCGGCTGAGCCTCATGGAGTGCCTCGTCAGGCCTTTGCGCGAGCATGACACGGCAACACTCGCTCGCTATGAGGAATTCTTCGCCGCCCGGGACCTCGAGATCGTTGAATTGACTCCACGGGTGGTAGATACCGCGACCCGCCTCCGAGCTTCGTACGGCACGCGAACCCCCGATGCCATCCAGGCGGCGTGCGCACTGTCGCTCCGGGGCAGCACGGTCTTCATGACCGGCGACGCCTCGTTCAAGAAGATCGAGGGACTCGAAGTCCTGGTCGTGTGACCCGAAACAATTTCGAATCTGGCCCCTTCCGACCAAGATGGGCGCTTGGCGTAAGTGCCTGAAATCATTGGTGCCGGAGGCGGGGGTCGAACCCGCAAGGGCGCAAGGCCCGGGGGATTTTGAGTCCCCTGCGTCTGCCAGTTCCGCCACTCCGGCGCGTGGTGTCACCAGACACGGTAGCAGAGTCGGAGCAGCACAGACAACGCCGGCCCGCGGTTTACATTCGTCGATCGGTCTGCGGACGGTTCCCGCGCGTGCCACTTTCTTGACTTTGCCGCGGCGCACCGCAAGAATCCGCTGGACGGGACAGGAGGCGGAGAAACAGCTCATGGCACCGGCAAGGCGTTTCCTCCGCCGGCGAACTAGCATCGCGCTCCTCGCCGTACTCGCAATGTCGCCCGCTGTCGCCAGCAGCCAGGCACCGGCGGCCGCGCCATCCCCCGGGGACCTCAAGGCGTATGGTGATGTCGTCACGAAGGCCGCGGTCTCGACGCGCGGGCTCTTCACCGTCCATCGCGTCGGCAACCGGGTGCTCTACGAGATCCCGCCGGACAAGCTCGGGCGGGCCATGCTCTGGTACACGGAGGTGTCGAAGGCCCCCGAGGGTGTCGGCAACGGCGGGCTCGCCATCGGCAGCCGGTGCGTCCGCTGGGAGCGCACTGGCAACCGGGTCTATCTGCGGCTTCTCTCCTTCGGGAAGCGCGCGGACGTGCTCGGCGAGGGTCTCT
Protein-coding regions in this window:
- a CDS encoding type II toxin-antitoxin system Phd/YefM family antitoxin; amino-acid sequence: MAAVEDLLPEGPVEIIKRNRPACIVVSIRLYRELTAKRRAGARHTVSDLFALPARGRRSRKELDAEIQRERAGWGDR
- a CDS encoding PIN domain-containing protein; this encodes MRLFLDACVIIYQVEAAEPFYSRLARAVTSVRQAHGRLSWAVSRLSLMECLVRPLREHDTATLARYEEFFAARDLEIVELTPRVVDTATRLRASYGTRTPDAIQAACALSLRGSTVFMTGDASFKKIEGLEVLVV